In the Acropora muricata isolate sample 2 chromosome 10, ASM3666990v1, whole genome shotgun sequence genome, one interval contains:
- the LOC136887566 gene encoding tumor necrosis factor receptor superfamily member 16-like isoform X1 has translation MLALVSNNAVFVLIAATLSYRSATISYLVSGQVAPRDCLWNQHTIFHAKGVACRDCPICPEGLGLNPQCGSRVRADEDVECTPCEEGIGYSGTYDISSCKPCTICDPNEETIRRCTPTTNAVCGKCNAGFYRAVTGDCQPCSWCCTDSRNDERERECMEQSGLPANQVCRYDINTIKCAPNTSYTTATVHSTKGSNTDSSRVAANVVRNGTIGSKIWLVALIGFFGLVACGVVGLLYLYQKKNNVQLSLTWWKGCVNKQPSPAQSTDWTLPSQLVSGRKPSEVKSVDPRISSPHGESDTRV, from the exons GTTTCAGGGCAAGTAGCACCAAGAGACTGTCTGTGGAATCAACATACCATTTTCCATGCTAAGGGAGTTGCATGTCGGGACTGCCCAATATGTCCCGAGGGTCTAGGGTTAAACCCACAATGTGGATCACGCGTAAGGGCTGATGAAGATGTGGAATGCACGCCGTGTGAAGAAGGTATTGGGTACTCAGGCACGTACGATATATCGTCATGTAAGCCATGCACCATCTGTGACCCTAACGAGGAAACAATCCGTCGTTGTACTCCAACAACAAACGCGGTTTGCGGAAAGTGTAATGCTGG TTTCTATCGAGCTGTAACTGGAGATTGCCAGCCATGTTCATGGTGTTGCACCGATAGTAGAAACGAcgaaagagagagagagtgcATGGAACAATCCGGCTTGCCAGCCAACCAAGTTTGTCGTTATGACATCAACACCATTAAGTGTGCACCTAATACAAGTTATACCACTGCAACTGTGCATTCTACAAAAGGATCGAATACAGACAGTTCTAGAGTGGCAGCTAATGTCGTGCGAAATGGCACAATAGGCAGTAAAATATGGCTGGTCGCGCTTATTGGTTTCTTTGGTTTAGTCGCGTGTGGTGTGGTGGGGCTCCTGTACCTTTACCAGAAGAAGAACAATGTTCAATTGTCTTTAACTTGGTGGAAGGGCTGTGTGAACAAACAAC CCAGTCCAGCGCAATCTACCGACTGGACATTACCATCACAATTAGTGTCCGGAAGAAAGCCAAGTGAAGTGAAATCGGTCGACCCGCGGATATCTTCACCACACGGAGAAAGTGACACCAGAGTTTAA
- the LOC136887566 gene encoding tumor necrosis factor receptor superfamily member 14-like isoform X2: protein MLALVSNNAVFVLIAATLSYRSATISYLVSGQVAPRDCLWNQHTIFHAKGVACRDCPICPEGLGLNPQCGSRVRADEDVECTPCEEGIGYSGTYDISSCKPCTICDPNEETIRRCTPTTNAVCGKCNAGFYRAVTGDCQPCSWCCTDSRNDERERECMEQSGLPANQVCRYDINTIKCAPNTSYTTATVHSTKGSNTDSSRVAANVVRNGTIGSKIWLVALIGFFGLVACGVVGLLYLYQKKNNVQLSLTWWKGCVNKQLQRNLPTGHYHHN from the exons GTTTCAGGGCAAGTAGCACCAAGAGACTGTCTGTGGAATCAACATACCATTTTCCATGCTAAGGGAGTTGCATGTCGGGACTGCCCAATATGTCCCGAGGGTCTAGGGTTAAACCCACAATGTGGATCACGCGTAAGGGCTGATGAAGATGTGGAATGCACGCCGTGTGAAGAAGGTATTGGGTACTCAGGCACGTACGATATATCGTCATGTAAGCCATGCACCATCTGTGACCCTAACGAGGAAACAATCCGTCGTTGTACTCCAACAACAAACGCGGTTTGCGGAAAGTGTAATGCTGG TTTCTATCGAGCTGTAACTGGAGATTGCCAGCCATGTTCATGGTGTTGCACCGATAGTAGAAACGAcgaaagagagagagagtgcATGGAACAATCCGGCTTGCCAGCCAACCAAGTTTGTCGTTATGACATCAACACCATTAAGTGTGCACCTAATACAAGTTATACCACTGCAACTGTGCATTCTACAAAAGGATCGAATACAGACAGTTCTAGAGTGGCAGCTAATGTCGTGCGAAATGGCACAATAGGCAGTAAAATATGGCTGGTCGCGCTTATTGGTTTCTTTGGTTTAGTCGCGTGTGGTGTGGTGGGGCTCCTGTACCTTTACCAGAAGAAGAACAATGTTCAATTGTCTTTAACTTGGTGGAAGGGCTGTGTGAACAAACAAC TCCAGCGCAATCTACCGACTGGACATTACCATCACAATTAG